The sequence below is a genomic window from Salicibibacter cibarius.
CGGGGGCTTCCTCGACCCCGGTGACGGATTTGGCTAGCCAGATCCGCTTAAATTGTTGAGCGAGTGAATCTTTTTCCATCGGCTCTCGTGTTTTTCCATCTTTCATCATCACAATATAGTCGGCGAGGCGCCCAACTTCATCCGCGATATGTGTGGCAAATACGATGCTGCAATTGGGGTCTTCTTCCATTTTGTGAAGTAACATTTTCTCTAATTGTGTCTGCCCCTCCATATCCAAGCCTGCGAACGGTTCATCGAGAAGCAAGAGCGATGTGTCGCGACTGAGCTGCAGGGCAAGAACCGTCTTACGTTGCATCCCGACGGATAGTTTGTTAATTCTTTTTCGGAGCGGCAGCTTGAATTCATGCACAAAGGCTTGGAATCGGTCATCTTGCCAACTGTCATCATGCGCTGCATGCAGATCCCGCAATTGTTGCAGGCGAAAAGGAAGCACTTCCGGAAAGGTTTGCGGCACATAACTGAAAGCGGCTTTTGCTTCAACACTGTGAATATTGTGACCCAGAATATTCGTTTCTCCCTTCCCGGGATAATCACCACTCAATGCTTGAAACAATGTCGTTTTACCAGCACCGTTATTTCCGATTACCGCCGTAATCGTGCCGGCGGGGATCTCCAGATTGATTGGGCCGAGCGTAAAATCATCTCCCATTTTTCTGACAACATTTCGGCACGTCAGTGTATGCATCTCTTATCTCTCCTCTTTCAAAACGGTGGACAATAATCGCTGAATCTCTGTATCCGTATATTCATGTTGGCGGGCTGTTTTCACGGCTTGCCGCAAGGC
It includes:
- a CDS encoding ABC transporter ATP-binding protein; its protein translation is MHTLTCRNVVRKMGDDFTLGPINLEIPAGTITAVIGNNGAGKTTLFQALSGDYPGKGETNILGHNIHSVEAKAAFSYVPQTFPEVLPFRLQQLRDLHAAHDDSWQDDRFQAFVHEFKLPLRKRINKLSVGMQRKTVLALQLSRDTSLLLLDEPFAGLDMEGQTQLEKMLLHKMEEDPNCSIVFATHIADEVGRLADYIVMMKDGKTREPMEKDSLAQQFKRIWLAKSVTGVEEAPGIQKVSIEGALPQILTNDAEATEKWLAARDAQIMKRESLSLHESLPLLLRDEETNGV